tgcacgcgttctaaccactgggccatctcggctctcatatgCTTCCTAAGCTTAGCACGTGCAAATATACAAACTCTTCATCATTGTAGTATAACCTTTTATAGTAAATGGATATTCCGAGCTCAATGATTTTGCAGATTGTCACCATATTGTGACGACTAAGCAAATAAGCACATTTCACTTGTGACACATATCTCTAAGTGCATGATATAattgtatgaatatattaatacgttACGTAGTATTCGTGTTCGCATAACGAATCCGTATCATAATAAAAAgctgaataaattgatttaattttttaaatttctttaaacattatttaaattcggTGTATTCGTAAGTGTGTTAGTGAGAATATTTGTGGTAATTTATTCGTACTCGTCACATTAGGTTGCATTTAGCAATGGAAGCGGATTcgtaatttaaaaggaaaacgCAACCATTGCATTGGCGATCTCGCCACCATTCCGCGTGGTCATCATTTGTGCAGTCATTATGTTATGTAGAATTTGTATACATCGTTTATATAACATCTTCAATTGTAAGAAGACTTTTGTAAGttgaatctatatatataaaagcaaaatactACTCACTgcttaatcacgaaatctcagaaattaAAACAcctataaatttgaaatttggcgGTTAGGtcccttatagggtgtagacatccgccaAGATCCTAAGACCTAAGGAGTAAAACGAGGGTTAGAAAtctgtgttttataaatttcgcgcgggtaaagccgatTGCGGCTAGTATCACATACATTCATActcaaaataaatcatattaaccCAAACAGGTTACTTACTCTATTCATCTCCTGGCTATATCAGATTACTTCGatgatacaaaattattgtaatgtattccAATTACATTCTCAATAAGATTCGAATTGATTTAAatcttcgaaaaaaaaaaaaaaaaacaaattgccCGATGCTGACTTGGTAATGTGAcgtttgaaacaaaattaaacgaatgaagagaaaaaaaaaataaaccaattatCATAACATGTTATCTGTGatagtatcaaaataaattatgacatacattattataacatcGGAGTTATTACGTATTACGTGTAAGGATTTCTTTACAACAATACGTGATTTATCTACGTCTGCTTATTTGCAATTTCGTAAACGGTACACGGAGTGCAACCTTAAACCGATGATAAATTCCGACAATGTGATTTGTTAATCGTAAACATTGTTGGAGTAATGTATCGGTATATAACGAGTGCATTCGAGGTAAAAGGGCAAATTTAATAAGTCACCAATGGAGGTGACAACTAGAAGAATTATTCTAGCTGCCCTATCACTAATTTGTGTAAGTACTTTTAAGAATATGACATTACTATGTAGGATGAATTCTGTTATCGCCAGCTCGTGTTGCGGCTGCTTGATGGCAATTACTCTGTATTCTATCCGTACTAGATTGTCTTTGAATGTAACCATTCGATTCTTTGTCTCATTTGGGGATTGCGTAGTGCGTTTCTAGCACAGCGTTCAAGTTTTTACAGACCGTCCACTTTCCAATAATTCTTCTCATGTTGATGGGCTCATTTCCCGACATTATACTTGTTTAAATACTCGATGCTATTGGTACATCCAATGTACGCTATTACGAAACGGGTGGTATTACCTTTATGCCTAAACAATACGGCACAGgttgtttatttaaagatatttagaGCTGTGTTTTTATTCATACATTAGTTCTCTCACTCACACTAAGATATCTTGTAAACACCAGCGTTACTCACACTTGAGTGAATCGATCTATAAGCGGTACAGAGTGATTACTATCAAATATGTAACTTTTGAactaaatatcatattaaagagtttatagtaaagtataaacattattaaaattcggTATTCAACATGTTCTTCATATTATTATTCTGAAGTTCTGaagcatgttttattttacaatagaatgcaaaaaatttaatatagtaataacTACAGGCTTCAAAAATGATATGTTTGTATGAATGGGCTTAATTgcgtcttatatttattatataacgagTTCGAAAACAGGAAAGCTATTGCAATTAAATTCATAAGATAACCGGGATGTATTAAACACTTTGGAATTgggttaaataattaattacttcgtccggcattagaaatatttttaaagtgatatttaAATAGAAGGCTATGTCGAATACTACTACGTAAAGTGTTgaacaacaatttttttaaatcgaaattcTAATTTACAGGCAGTTCAGGGCCAGTATTATGTATCACCGTACGCATCGCCAGCACCATCGCCACTGTACTTCCAACAGGCCTGTGGCTGTCCATCCCAACCAGTAGCCCTCGCCGGGCCACCAGCAGCTCCCATATACGTATCTCTCCCAACACCTCCACCAATATGCGTTACTCCACCTCCTTTACCTCCCTTACTTATAGAAGTACCTCTACCCCCACCAATAACGGTATCTCCTCCTCCTCTGCCACCGTTTTGTATTACTCCACCACCATTACCCCCTATGACGATAACACCACCTCCCTCGCCTCCGTTATGTGTAAGCCCGCCACCGCTACCACCTATGTGCGTCACGCCACCGACGCCACCAGCTCTATACGTCAATCCTCCAATTCCTCCGCcaataatgattgaacttccGATGCCTCCGCCAATTATGATTGAGCTGCCGCCGATTTTAGTTCAACCACCCCCGATGCCCCCTCTAATGATCCAACCACCCCCGCTGCCGCCTATGCCCGTGCAGCCGCCCCCTCTACCTCCAATGATGATCCAGCCGCCAGCGCCGCCACCGATGTATATCCAACCGCCTCCCCCGTGCCCTATAACGATCCAGCCACCTTGCCCCGAGCCGATATACGTGCAGCCACCTCCTCCGTGTCCCATCAACGTTCAACCTCCACCGCTGCCCCCTATTTGCGTCCAACCACCTCCACCTCCGCCACTTTGCGTTCAACCGCCGCCCCCGGAACCCTTCTGCCTGCAGCCGCCCCCACCGCCGCCTATTTGCTTTTCTCCGTCCCCCTGTTCAATGAATCCGCCATGCGGCTGCGGATTGCCTCCCACAGCGTTGGCTAAtccgatttatttataaaaagagaaaattGTTATTTGAGAATTAGTTAGCTTTAtgtaattctattatttatgtataagaaatat
This region of Vanessa atalanta chromosome 8, ilVanAtal1.2, whole genome shotgun sequence genomic DNA includes:
- the LOC125065977 gene encoding leucine-rich repeat extensin-like protein 3, with product MEVTTRRIILAALSLICAVQGQYYVSPYASPAPSPLYFQQACGCPSQPVALAGPPAAPIYVSLPTPPPICVTPPPLPPLLIEVPLPPPITVSPPPLPPFCITPPPLPPMTITPPPSPPLCVSPPPLPPMCVTPPTPPALYVNPPIPPPIMIELPMPPPIMIELPPILVQPPPMPPLMIQPPPLPPMPVQPPPLPPMMIQPPAPPPMYIQPPPPCPITIQPPCPEPIYVQPPPPCPINVQPPPLPPICVQPPPPPPLCVQPPPPEPFCLQPPPPPPICFSPSPCSMNPPCGCGLPPTALANPIYL